CCGACGCCGGGTCCGGCGCGTCGATCCCCAGCGCCGCCGGGTCGTAGTCGTCCTCGAAGTGCTCGACCACGTCGTCGACGATCGCCGCCTCGACCGCGTCCCGGGACATCGTCTCGGCCCTCGCGGTGGCGGTGGGATCGGCGTCGAGCGCCGGGTCGGCGTCCGCCCGGCCGAGCTCGTCGAGGACGAACGACTCGTCGCCCTCCGACGCGGTCGCCGGCCGGTGGTCCTCGCTCATTCCCCCGAAGGTTTCGCACCGAGTGTAAAAAAGACATGGCCAACATCCGGTCGATATCCCGCAGCGGACTGGATCCCGTTCCGCCTTCGGTCGTGTCCGGTGACAGATCGCCCGTCGCTCGCCGGATGTCACGGCGGTGCGACTGGACCGCGGTGGCGCTCTGTAGCTCTCGTGGGCGGTATGGAGGGGTCCGGACGCCTCCTAGTAACCCTCATTGACGCGACGCGCCAGCGCTGACACACGCCGGGAACCCGGTCTCACGGCCCCGGTTCGACCGACCCACACCATGTCAGACTCAGACTCCAGTCAGTCGTCGGACACCGACCGCGTCCATCGGGAGTACCCCCTCGACGTGCGCGTCGTCGAGTTCCGTCCCGCGGGCGCCGAGCAGCCCCAGTACCGCTTCGAGGCGCCCGAACACACCGACATCAGCTTCGCGGACCCGGAGACGGCGACGCTGTACGCCGACGTGTACTTCGACACGAACGGGTTTCAGGAGGCGGGCACCGGCCACCGCGGCGTCCCGCCGGAGGTTGTCCAGGCCGGCCGCGACACGATGGCGGCCTACTTCCTGACGATGGCCGGGACCGACACCAACTGGGTCGCCTCCTTCTACGGCAAGAAACCGTCGGAGATCGAGCGCTACGTCGGCGCCGTCCGCCGGCGCGCCGAGGAGATACGGACCGAAGCGGCCGAACGCGGCGTCGAACCGGCCGCCAACGCCGCCTGAGAGCGACACCGGTTTTCCCGCCGACCCACCCGTCGATAGCCGCAGCGATTCGGTTCCCGTCCGCTACGTAGCTCTCAGTACCGCTCTCGGTCGGTAAGACGCGAACGTATCACTCTTAGAAGACTTCATCTGGTGATCGGCTGACCGGACGGACGCATGGTCGATCTCAATCGGCGGACGCTGATGGCCTCCTCGGCGGCAGCGGCGCTCGGCGCGAGCGTCTCCGGCGTGGCGAGCGCGGAGGCCGCGGACGACGAACAGACAGCGGGGGCACCGACGGTGCGCGGCGACCTCAAGCGCTTCTCCTCGACGGCGCTGGGCGCGGAGGTCACGGGCCCGTACGTCTTCGACGACGGGGAACTCCTCTACAGCCTGCAGCACCCGAGCCGGGACAACCCCGGCGAGTACGGTCGCGCGGGCATCGGCTACTTCAGCGGCTTCCAGTTCGACTTTTCGGGGACGAACGACGACTTCGAGGAGCTGTCGACGCCCTCGACGGAGGACGAGCGCGGGCGCGTCCGTGGCGCCGACGGCGAGTACACGCTCCTCGCTCGGGAACAGGACCGGATCGACGGGGGGAGCGAACGGCTGGGAGTCGCTCAGACGCCGGACGGCTGGGACCTGACGACCGAGAACTTCGCGGGGACGCAGTACGGCGACGCCGGCTACAACCCCGACTGCAACCAGTTCGTCGCCACCGACGGCGCGCGCACCGAGGGGTATCTGTTCACCAACTGGGAGAACAGTCCGGGCAACGTCTCGCGCATCCCGCTACACAAAGACGACGGCGAGTGGCACGCCGACCTCGACGACGCGATCAACCTCGCCAACACCGAGCCGTTCCGCGAGATCGGCGGCACGCGCATCAACTGCTACGGCGACAAGAGCCCGTGGGACACGATGCTCTCCTCGGAGGAGAACTACGCTCACACGCGCGTCTCGCTGACGGCGACGGTCGGCGACATCGTCGAGGCCGACTCGGGACGGGGGCTCGTCGGCGCCTGCCAGTTCTGGAACCGCCCGAATCCCAGCGAGATCCAGGCGGCGATCGACGAATACTACGGCGAGGAGTCGTGGTCCGTTCAGGGGTACTGGGCGATGACCGGGGTCGAGCTGCTGGCGTACTACCTGGGCGCCGACCGCGTCGACCAGGCCGCGCCGCCGTACGCCGACGGCGCCGAGCAGGCCAACACGACCGAGCCGATCGGCGACAGCTACCCCAACCCCTACCGCTACGGCTACCACGTCGACATCCGCGAGCCGGCGGCCGAGACGCCCCAGCCCGTCAAGTACTACGTGATGGGGCGGGCCGCCTGGGAGGCGCCGGACGTCCAGACCGACGAGCGGACCGTCTACGAGTGCTCCGACGGCGACAGCAAGGGCGTCTACAAGTTCGTCGCCGAGGACCCGATCCCGAGCTACGACGACCCGATGGACGTCGAGGGGACGCTGTACGCGCCGAAGATCACCAACGGCGACGCGGTCGCCGGCGACTCCCCCGCGGAGACGGACCTGGAGATCGAGTGGTGGCCGCTCGGCAGCGCCACCAACGCCGCGGTCGAATCCTGGATCGCCGCCTACGACGACGTGACCCAGGTCGACTACCTCGCGACCCACTCCTCGTGGACCGAGGGCGAGGAGGTCACCGCCGAGATTCTGGAGGAGGCCGACCGCGAGGTCGTCGCGAACGGGAACCGGAACTACGTCACTAACGAGGAGATCGTCCGGTGGGCCGACCAGTGGAGCCCGAACGACCCCGACAGCGTCGACGACGACCTCCGCAAAGTCCCGTTCCTGGAGACGCGGGCGGCGGCCAAGGAGATCGGCGCCTCCATCGAGTTCAACAAGGCCGAGGGCGTCGACAGCGTCGCGGGCGCGACGAGCGGCGACTACGTCTACTTCGCCCTCTCGGAGTTCAACGACGACTTGGCCGACGACACGGGCGACCTCCGGCTTGACCGCGTCGACGGCGGCGTCGTCTACCGCGGGACCCTCGACTCGAACTACGATATCACGACGCTGGAACCGGTCATCGTGGGCCCGGACGCGACCGATCCCGCCGACGTGGCCGACGACGCGCTGATCAACGTCGACAACCTCTACGTCATGGAGGACGGCCGCGTCCTCTGCTGTGAGGACGCCGACCAGCTCGGCCGCTCCTACAGCAACGACTGCCTCTACGTCTTCGCGGACGAGGACACCGTCCGGCGGCTGGACTGACGAGCGCCGTCGACACCCGTCGCTTCGCCGGTCTCGTTTCGGGGCCGTCGCTGGCTCGTCGGTCGCCGCCCGCTCACTCGTGGCCGGGGACCGACGAGCCGTCAGTTCTCGGTGTCGTAGCGCACCTGGAGCAGCGAGTTGTGGCTCGACACGTCCGGGTCGTCGGCGGCGAGCCGCGAGTAGTCGGCCGTCGAATCACTGTCGGTTCCCTGTCTGTGGTAGAGGACGAACTGGACGCGGTCGTCGCGGTCAGCCCGAGTCTCCCAGGCGTGGCGGACGGCTCTCGTCACGTCCACCTGTCGGCCGCCCCAGCCGTCCTCGAAGGGGACGACCGAACGACCCGGCAGCAGCCTGAGCGACTTCGTCCGGTAGTCCGACGGCTCGATCGCGTCGCCGTAGTCGACGTGGACCGCGCTCAGATCGAACAGGTCGCCGTAGGGGTCGCCCTCCGGCGGCCGGAGGACGAGGGTCAGCGTCGCGTCCGTTATCGCCGACGGCGAGAGGTCCTCGGGGAGCGCGAGGTCGAACGTCAGCATCGCCTGGGTCGAGACGTTCTCGGCGTCGTCGCCCACCGGGAGCGTGTCGGTCTCGGTCGCGGGGACGACCGTCCCGTCGCTGGACAGCGCCCCGCTCAGCGCCTGGTTCGCGTCGAACTGTCGGGTCCGCTCGTTCGGGCGGAACTCGACGGTGAAGCGGTCGGTGAGCGTCTCGTCGCCGCGGGTAGCCCGCGATCGGATACCGACGATCTCGTGGCCATCGGAGCCCGGGCCCGTGTCGGAGACTGGGAACCCGTCGAACTCGAAGACCGCCCCGGGGTCGCTGGCCCCCATCCGCTGGTGGTTCCCGTCACCGTCCCGGTAGGCCCACTCGACGGACCAGTCGTCGATGTCGTCGACGCCCCGCGGGGTGGCGACGAACTCGACCGTCTCGTCGACGTCGACCGGCTGGTCGTTGCGCACGTCCGCGACCAGCGACGGCTCGTACAGGCTCATCAGGTAGTCGGGCTGGCGCCAGAACACGTCGAACGACCGCACGTTCGCGCCGCCGACCTGGTGCTGGCGGATGTCGACGCCCATGGTGCCGGTCCCCCACTCGTTGTGGAGGAACAGGTCGGTGCCCTCGTCGGTGACGAGGCGGCCGTCCTCCGCGGTCTCGGGGCCGGTCCGGTGGAAGTCCCCGACCACGAGGTCCGTCTCGTCGGTCCAGTCGAACCAGCCGCCCCGCTCGAAGCTTTCCACGCGAAGTTCAGCACTGTCGTCGTCCCAGGACAGCAGCGAGACCCGTTCGTCGGCGACGTGGGCGATCCCGCCCCGGTTGGGCCGCGAGTGGTGGGGGAGAAATTGCCCGCCGTACGACCGGTCCTCGGAGCCGAGCGTGAGTCGGTCCTGGGCGTTTTCGAGTCCCTTGAGGTCGGTCGTACGGTGCCAGACCGACTCGAACCCGTCGCCGTCCCACGAGAGCACGGCGGCTTCGTTGACGGCCGGCGAGGAGACCGTCTTGCGGACGTACAGCTCGTCGCGGCCGTCTCCGTCCAGGTCCGCGACCGCCAGGTCGTCGTCGGCGCCGAGCGTCCAGTCACCGACCGCCTCGGAATGGACCGCCGCCGTGTCAAGCGCGCCGGCGGTCTCGTCCCAGCCCACCAGCGCCAGGCCGTCGTCGCCGACGACGACGACCTCCTCGCCGTCGGAGCCGGTGAACCGGCCCGCGACGGCGGTGTCCCGCGGGGAGAACGAGTAGTCGCCGACCGTCCCGCCGTGGGTCGCTGCCACGTCGAAGTCCTCGTCCCACGAGAGGACGGCGGCTCCGTCGTCGCGGAGCGCGAGTATCTCGTCGCGGCCGTCGCCGTCGAGGTCGGCCGCGACCTCGTCGTCTCGGGCGGTCAGCGTCCAGTCACCGACCTCGTTCCCGACGACCGTGGGGGCCTCGAAGCGCTCGCCGGCCCAGCGGAAGATCCCCGCCCACCCGTCGCTCCGGACGTAGATCTCCTCGCGACCGTCACCGTCGAAATCGCCGACGAGCTCGCGGTCGCGGCTCCCGAGGTTCCAGCCGTCGATCCGCCCCTCCTGTCGGGCGCGGACGAACCACTTCGTCTCGTCGTGGACCAGCAGCGCCCCCGCGTTGTCGTCGCGGAAGAAGACCTCGTCGCGCGCCTCGGGGTCGTCGCTCGTGAACCGGCCGGCGACGCCGCGGTCCGCCGCTGTACACTCCCACAGCCGCTCGTGGTCGATCGGGTCCAGATCCAGCCAGAACGAGGCGCTGTCGTCCTCGACCGTGATATCAGAGATCGAGAGCGTCGACGACCGCCCGCCGTAGAAGTCGCTGCTCGGTTCCGTGTGCGGGGCGAAGAGGTGGCGTCCGGAGTCGCCCGTGAAGAGCGCGCCCTCCAGGTCGGAACCGCGGAGCGGGCCGCCCTCGTCGCTGTAGTCCGCGAACTCCGGGTCGAAGTACGGCGCCTCGCTCACGAACCAGTTCATGTCGGACGGGCTGGCGTCCCCGCCGGTCAGCGAGAGGATCCGCTCGTTGACGTGCGTGATCAACAGCCCCGACTCGGAGAGGGCGCGGTCCGGCCGCCACACCTCCTCGCCGGTCGGGCCGCGGAACTCGACGACGAAGTACTCGTGGGGGTTGTTCTCGGGGTCGGGGACGACTTTCACCGCGTCGCCCGAGGTCGTGTACGGCTCCAGCGAGAACTCGTTCGCGTAGCCGGCGGTGCTGGACCCCTCGACCACCTCGGTGAACTCCAGCCAGCCGATCCGTTCTTTGTGTACGCTCGACACCTCGGACATCTTCGCCGGGAGCGACCCGTCGCCGAGCAGGTCCCAGTACAGCGTCGCCCCCGTCGGTGAGTACAGGTCGCCGAACTCCAGGAAGTTGTGGGCGTACTCGTGGGCCAGCGGCGACCCCCACCACCGCCGGGCGTTGGCTTCCTCCTCCTGCAACCGTACATCGAAGCCGTCGGCGCTCACGCCGCGCTGGCGCGTGACGACCGCCTGGTTGCCCGCCCGCGTCTGGGCGTGACTGAGTACGGCCGGGTCCGACCCGTCGGACAGGCCCGACAGCGACACCGACGCCCACTCCAAGTCCGTCCGAACCGTCCCGACCGACAAGTCGGTTCCGTCGGGCAGCTCGTGGTCGCCGCTCTCGAGGACGACGTAGCCGACCGACTCGGTCACGTGCTGCTGGTTCTCGTAGTCCCACTCCTCTATCTGGAACTCGAACGACCACGAACCGACGTTTCTGAGCCGCGTGTGTGCGGGCTGGCTCCCCTCGTAGCTCGTCACCTGTGTCAGCACGACGGGGTCCGCGTAGCCCGCGTCGAGCGACACCGGGTGCCACTCGTCGCCGCCGCTCTGGTCAGTCCGAACGGTTCCGGCCTCGCCGATCCGCGCGCCGTCGCTGTCGGTTATCTCCCCGTCCTCGACGGTGAGGTAGCCGACGGTCTCCGGGACGTGGTCCGTTTCGGCGTTCATCGAGCGTTCCTCCTCAACGGCGACCTCGGCGTCGGCGTGCGACCGCGAGCGCATCCGGATCCCCGCCGTGTCGGACCCCTCGAACGTCTGGAGGGAGCCGACGACGACCGGCCGTTCCGCGTACGCTCCGTCGAACGTGACCGTCGACCAGTCGTCGGTGACGCCGTCGACCGTTCCGGCAGGACCGCTCCCGGTCGTCTCGGCCGCGACGTAGCCGATGCGTTCGGTCCTGTGGTCGCCGAGGTCGAACGTGACGTGGGTCTGGTCCCCGACGCGGTAGGTCGTCCCGCCGACGGCGTGATCGAAGCCGTTCCAGTAGGCGCTGGCCCTATCCGGGTAGTTCTGCACGAGCACGACCGACGGGATCCACCGCTTGCCGCCTTCGTTTCCGTCGACGTACAGGCCGCCTGCGGCCTCCCAGATCGCCTCCGCGTTCGCGTCCAGACATTCCTCGATCAGCTGCTTCCAGTTCCCGGAGCTCACGCCCGATATCGTCGGGATCAGCGGGTCGCCCCGATCGTCACGCGGCGTGTCGACGCCGAAGGCGAGCTCCCCGTACGAGAGCGTTCCCCAGTAGTCGGTCATGAACTCTGAGATGGTCGGCGAACTCGGATCGTCGCCCTCGTCGAGCCATGCCTTCGCGTCCGCCGTCGTCGTCGTCGAGTATCCGCCGGGTTCGTTCCCCTCCGGCAGGTTGAAAAACAGCGCGACCGAGTCCCAGTCGGCGGTGAGCGACCTGTCCTCGGCGTCGTTCGGAAGGGGTTGCGGAAGCGTCTCGAAGATTTTGCGGCGCTCGGCCACGTTCCCTGTCGGTCCCAGGACCGGGTCGGTGTCGCCCTCGCCTTCGATACACGGCGGTCTGTACGGAACACTGGCGTCGTCGATCCGGGCGCTCGTCTCGTCGCCGTCCGGATCCGCTGGATCGTCGGGCACGTCACTCACCCTCCCGGCGGTCGGGCGCTCGCACGCCCCCAGCCCGTTCCGTTTCCGACCCGGGAGCGAGTTCGCCGGACCGACGGGACTCCCCCACCGGTCCGCGTGTGCCGCATCGGCCGATGCCCGTCCGCCGAGTTCGATAGCCGTGATCCGATTCTTCGGTCTTGGATGTCGTCTCTCCTGTCATCGTCTTCTCCGTGAGCGTTCCCCCCCACGCTCCGTCACACTTCAAGTAAACTCGACTGGAAGAACGCCTGTCACCAATATCGGACACGTAATTGATAAATATTTTCACCGAACCAGCAAGCGCTGCGGATTCGGACGACTGAACCGTCCGAACCGCCGTCTTCGGCTCTCGAACCCGCCTCCGGTTCGACCCGCTGCCGGCCCGCGCCGCGCGCCCGAATCGTCGATGCGCCGCCCGAAGCGACGGCGCCGATACTACTTCGCCGACCCCGGTTTAGGCCGTCCGAAAAATGTCTGGATCTTGAAAAGTTATAAGTGGTTCAGACGCGAACTATCGCTTGCAATGAGCACCCAGAAGACGGTTCGACAGGAGGCTGGGACAGTCGGAGAGAACCCCGTTCGACTCGACGAGGAGAAGGCCGCACAGGTCATCGAGGCGCTGAACGCCGATCTGGCCGACGCGTACGTGCTGTACCATCAGCTCCACAAGCACCACTGGAACGTCGAGGGCGCGGAGTTCCGCGACATCCACGTGTGGCTGCAGGAGGCCTACGAGGACGTCGAGGCGGCCGCCGACGAACTCGCCGAGCGCCTGCAGGCCATCGGTGGCGTCCCGCACGCGAGCATGCCCGCGCTCTCGGCGGCGGCGACCGTCGAGCCGGAGGACGAGGACGTCTACGACATCCGGACCTCCTTCGAGAACGACCTGGAGATGTACGGCGACATCATCGAGAGCTACCGCGAGCACATCGAACTCGCCGAGGGGCTCGGCGACCACGCCACCGCCCAGATGCTCCGCGAACAGCTCGAAGACCTCGAGGAACACGCCCACGTCATCGACCACTACCTCGAGGACGACACCCTCGTCACCGAAGCCGCGATGAACTGACCACTCGCGTCGACCACACCACCCGAGCGGAGACGTTTTTTCCGGCCCCGTCCGGGAGCGTCGGCTCCGTCGTGTCCGTAGCCGGTCCGCGTCCGGGGCCGATCCCGTTTCGAGGGCGCTACTGCGTCACGTCGACCGCGATGTCGCTGGCGATCCACCCGTCGGTGTTCCCCGACTCGAGAAAGACGGACGTTCCGGGAGCGCCTTCACAGACGGATATCTCGGGTCGATCGCGCGGTTCCACGTCGGGCGTGGCAGCGACGTGCGACTGTGTGCCGGCGGCCATTACGAGCGTTTAGGTATGCCTAAAAGATAAAGGATGCGGTTCGGACGCGGCCGTCACGCCGGACCGTCACCGAGCCGGTCCGCGAGCCGGCGGCGAGCCAGCCGGAGACAGTCGGTGAACACCATCCAGACCTGTCGGACGACGATCTTCACGTCGAACCAGAAGGACTGGTTGCGGATGTACGTGAGGTCGTACTGGAGCTTCGCCCGGGAGTTCTCGCTGGACACCTCGTTGATCTGGGCCAGACCGGTCAGCCCGGGTTTGACGAACCACCGTTTCTTCCAGGTCTCCATCTCGTGCTGGAGGAACTCCTCCTCGGCGGTCCAGGCGGCCCGCGGGCCGACGACGCTCATCTGGCCGGTGAAGATCGCCCACAGCTGGGGGAGCTCGTCGAGGTGCGTCCGCCGGAGGAATCGGCCGACGCGAGTGACTCGATCGGCCTCCTCGCCGGGCGCCGCCGACTCGCCCTCCGGGCGCATGCTCCGGAACTTGTAGACGGGGAACGTGTCGCCGAACTGCGTGGTGCGCTCCTGTCGATAGAAGACGGGCCCGGGGCTGTCGACTTTGATGGCGACCGCGATGGGGACCGACACGACGAGCGTGACGGCCAGCCCGACGCTCGCGAACGCCAGGTCGAACAGTCGCTTCGTGATGCGGTTCTGCAGGTCCAGCGGCTCCATGTTGATCCCGATGAGCCGTTTGGTCCGCTCGGCGGAGATGGCGCCCTCCTCTTTGACGAGGACGCTCTCGTTGTGTTCGGTGAGGATCTCCACGTTCACGTCGTGTTCGTGGCAGGTCTCGAGGACGCCGAAAAACTCCGCGCGGTCGGTCTGGGGCAGGGCGGGGATCACCGTCTCGACGTTCGACCGCTGGAGGATGTCGTCCAGTCGGGAGAGCCCGCCCAGACACTCGTACTGGGTCAGTTTCTCCGGGATCCCGGCGTGGCCGCCGTCGGTGCCGACCCCGTCTTCGGCGGCGCGGTCGCGCGTGTCGGTCGGCGAGAACGCGTAGCCGACGACCGGTTCGGCCGCCGCCTGGACCGCGGCCTCGATCCGCTTGGGGTTGTTACCGACGACCAGCGTCCCGCCGCTCCGCTTGAGCTGCCAGTGTTGCAGCGCCGCGAACCACAGCGGCAGGGCGACCGACAGGATCGCGACGGTCGCGAGTAGCGCCGCCCGCGGGAGCCGCAGCGTGTAGTCGAAGTACCCGGCGGTGGCGAGCGCCGCCGTCACCACCAGCAGCGAGCGGACCGTCTCGGTCACCGTGTCGAGGATCCGCCGCGGCTGGGGCTTGCACAGCGACAGCGTGGCGAGCACCGTCACGACGCCCGTCAGCGCGAGCATCGTCGCGAGGTCGCCGCTGTGTCCGCCCACGTCGCTCGCGTGCCACAACAGCCCGTGGCGGTCGAAGGCGCCGCGGACCTCCGCGAGCCCGACGACGCCGAGCGTCAGCGCCGTGATCCCCACCAGCCCCGCGCCCGAGAGAACCCGATACACGTTTTTCGGATGCCGGACGGAGCCGCCGCTGCCCAGCGACAGGCGGGAACTCGAACCCGTGTTCGACTCGGCGTCCGCGGCCATCGGACTGGTTTAGGCAAACCTAAAATAAAAGAGTACAGGTTTCGTCCTCGGCGGCGGGCTGCCCGCGCGAGGGCGGTGGCCGTCGCCGGCGCGCGGCCTGGTTTTGGCGAGCCTAAGAACCGAAGCGCTTATTCCGATTTCGGTCCGGAGTGGACTCACAGGGGCTCGGGCCCCTCGGGACGGCGTTCGGCGGTCGGGGCCGGCCGCTCGTCGCGAGCGATAGTGGGAGCGGCGGCCCGGCGGTGTGCGGTCGCGCCACCGGTCCGAGCCGACCGCTCGATCCGATCTATGTCCACCGACCCACCGGCGGCCGACGCGCCGAACGTCCTGCAGGTCTGCACCTACTACTACCCCTTCACCGGCGGGATCCAGAAACTGGTGCGGACGCTGGTCACCGGGATCGACGACGCGAACTTCCGGATACTCACGTGCGCGACCGGCGGCCGCGGCGGCGTCGACGAGAGACACGGGACCGAGGTGGTCCGCGCCGGCTCGCCCGGCGCGGTCAAGTCGACGCCGATGAGCCCGACGTTCCCCTACCGGTTGCGCCAACAGCTCGCCTGGGCCGACCTGGTCCACTACCACCTCCCGTTCCCGCTCGGGCCGGTGAGCCACCTGATCAACCGCGTCGACACGCCGGCCGTCGCGACCTTCCACGACGACATCGTCGGCAAGGGCCCCGTCGTCTACCCCTATCGCCCGGTCCTCGACCGCTTCCTCGGCGACGTGTCCCGGGTGATCGTCACCTCGCCGAACATGCGCGACGAGTGCGCCCGGATCGCGAAGTGGCGCGGGAAAGCCGAAGTCGTCCCCATCGGGATCGAGGCCGAGGACGGCCCCGTCGAGCCGAAGTCGCTGGCGGGCCGGAAGCTGCTGTTCGTCGGCCGGCTCGTCGAGTTCAAGGGCGTCGAGTACCTCGTCTCGGCGATGGCCGAGCTCGACGCGACGCTGTCGGTCGTCGGGAAAGGCCCCGCTCGCGACACGCTCGAACGCCACGCCCGCGAGGAGGGGGTCGCCGACAGGGTGACCTTCGAGGGGTTCGTCTCCGAGGCCCGGCTCGACCGGCTCTACCGCGAGGCGGACCTGTTCGTGCTCCCCTCGGCCGGCGAGAACGAGTCGTTCGGCATCGTCCAGCTCGAAGCGATGCAGCGCGGGCTCCCGGTGATCAACACGTCGCTGCCTACCGGCGTCCCGTACGTCAGCGTCGACGGGGAGACCGGACTGACCGTCGAGCCGGGCGACCCGGCGGCGATCGCCGAGGCCGCGCGGACGCTGCTGGGTGACTCCGAGCGCTACCGGCGCTACTCGGCGAACGCCCAGCGGCGCGTCCGCGAGCGATTCACCAGACGACGGATGCTCGACGAGACCCGCGCCGTCTACCGCGACGCCCTCGCCGGCGAGTGACGGCGACGGGTTCGGCGACGAGTGACAGCGACGTGCTCGGCGACGAGTGACAGCGACGTGCTCGGCGACGAGTGACGGCGACGTGCTCGGACGCGCGGCCGGTGCCGTCGACGGGCGCTCGCCCCGCCGATCCGCAGCTATAAACTTCGCCGACGAAAACCCGCGGCCGATGGTCGCCCTCGCCGTCGTCGCGGTCGCCCTGGCGTTCGCGCTCGTCGCGCGGCGCCGCTCGCGGACCTACCGGGTGGCCGGCGGGCTCGCGCTCGCGGCCCACCTCGTCTTCGCGCTGGTCGTCCTCCCCTTGCTGCCCTACACCTGGGACATCGGCGTGTTCCACGAGGTCGCGACGGGACTCCTCGAAGGCGCCGAGGCCGCGCCCCTCTCGTCGCTGGACGCGTTCGGGACCGTCCAGGCGGTCGTCTACGCGAGCTTCGGCGCCGACCCGACGACCATGGCGGTCGTCAACGGCCTGTTCGCCGTCCTGACGCCGCTGCCGCTGTGTTACCTCGCCCGGCGACTGTACGACCCCCTCGAATCGACCGACGGCCTGCTGCTCGCGCTGCTGTTCCTGCCTTTCCCCTTCCTGTTCGCCAGCCTCCCGATGCGCGACGCCCTCTCGACGCTGCTGGCGGCGACGCTGCTGGCGGTCTGCGTGCGCGCGGTCGCCGACCGCCGCTACTGGTGGGCGCTCGCCGCACCGCCGCTGTGGGGGATGGTCTTCCTCCTGCGCGAGGAACTCGCCTTCCTGGTCCTGCTGGGCGCGGCCGGGTCGCTCCTCGTCGCGACGCTCCGGCGCGTCACCGACCGCCGGATCACGCTGGCGTCGCTGGCGCTGGTCGGCGCGCCGGTGGCCGTCGCCGGCTTCGCGCTGTTCACCCGGCTGTTCCCCGTCGACGCCCTCAACTCGCGGCTGCAGTACCGCATCATGGGCGGGGCCGCCTACCTCGGCTTCGAGCGCTACGGCTCGTGGCTGGACGTGGTCCTGGCGGTGCCGGTCCGCGCCGTCTACTTCCAGTTCGCGCCGTTCCCGCTCCACGTCGACTCGGCGTTCGACCTCCTCGCGGTGCTGTCCCTGCCGCTGCTGGTCGTCCTCGCGACGGCCGCGTATCTGACGCTCCGCCGTGTCGAGAGCGACCCCGTGGTGACGCTCCCCCTGCTGGTCGTCTACCTCGGGGGGATCGTCGGCTACGGGCTGATCGACTCGAACTTCGGGACCACGATCAGACACCGCTCGTTTTTCGTCTGCCTGCTGGCCGTCTTCGCGGCGCCGACGCTCGAATCGTGGTGGCGGTCACTCCGCACCGGGGTCGACGAACCGTGCCGTCAGCGCCGCCAGGCAGACGAACACCAGCGCGAAGCTGAGGAACTTGACGCCCGAGCCTAGGTTCGAGCGGAACACCGACCCGACGCTGACGACCACGAGCGCGGCGAGCGCCCCGAACAGGACGCGCTCGCCGTCCAGATGCGCGAACAGGACGCTCCCCTCGGCCCACCGGCCCAGCGTGCGCACCGCTCGGTAGGTCGCCGATTCGGAGAACGGCTCGACGTCGATCCGGGCCATCGTCGGTCGCGGATCGGAGCGAGACGCACATAACTGTTCGTGGTTCGACGCACGCTCGGACGACTCCGCCGATCGTCGGTCCCTCACCCCTGCATGTACAGCGAGTAGGTGATGACGGCCAGCCCGACGGCCAGGAAGACGCTGTTGACGAGGACG
The window above is part of the Halosimplex rubrum genome. Proteins encoded here:
- a CDS encoding glycosyltransferase family 39 protein, whose amino-acid sequence is MVALAVVAVALAFALVARRRSRTYRVAGGLALAAHLVFALVVLPLLPYTWDIGVFHEVATGLLEGAEAAPLSSLDAFGTVQAVVYASFGADPTTMAVVNGLFAVLTPLPLCYLARRLYDPLESTDGLLLALLFLPFPFLFASLPMRDALSTLLAATLLAVCVRAVADRRYWWALAAPPLWGMVFLLREELAFLVLLGAAGSLLVATLRRVTDRRITLASLALVGAPVAVAGFALFTRLFPVDALNSRLQYRIMGGAAYLGFERYGSWLDVVLAVPVRAVYFQFAPFPLHVDSAFDLLAVLSLPLLVVLATAAYLTLRRVESDPVVTLPLLVVYLGGIVGYGLIDSNFGTTIRHRSFFVCLLAVFAAPTLESWWRSLRTGVDEPCRQRRQADEHQREAEELDARA
- a CDS encoding glycosyltransferase — protein: MSTDPPAADAPNVLQVCTYYYPFTGGIQKLVRTLVTGIDDANFRILTCATGGRGGVDERHGTEVVRAGSPGAVKSTPMSPTFPYRLRQQLAWADLVHYHLPFPLGPVSHLINRVDTPAVATFHDDIVGKGPVVYPYRPVLDRFLGDVSRVIVTSPNMRDECARIAKWRGKAEVVPIGIEAEDGPVEPKSLAGRKLLFVGRLVEFKGVEYLVSAMAELDATLSVVGKGPARDTLERHAREEGVADRVTFEGFVSEARLDRLYREADLFVLPSAGENESFGIVQLEAMQRGLPVINTSLPTGVPYVSVDGETGLTVEPGDPAAIAEAARTLLGDSERYRRYSANAQRRVRERFTRRRMLDETRAVYRDALAGE
- a CDS encoding sugar transferase — encoded protein: MAADAESNTGSSSRLSLGSGGSVRHPKNVYRVLSGAGLVGITALTLGVVGLAEVRGAFDRHGLLWHASDVGGHSGDLATMLALTGVVTVLATLSLCKPQPRRILDTVTETVRSLLVVTAALATAGYFDYTLRLPRAALLATVAILSVALPLWFAALQHWQLKRSGGTLVVGNNPKRIEAAVQAAAEPVVGYAFSPTDTRDRAAEDGVGTDGGHAGIPEKLTQYECLGGLSRLDDILQRSNVETVIPALPQTDRAEFFGVLETCHEHDVNVEILTEHNESVLVKEEGAISAERTKRLIGINMEPLDLQNRITKRLFDLAFASVGLAVTLVVSVPIAVAIKVDSPGPVFYRQERTTQFGDTFPVYKFRSMRPEGESAAPGEEADRVTRVGRFLRRTHLDELPQLWAIFTGQMSVVGPRAAWTAEEEFLQHEMETWKKRWFVKPGLTGLAQINEVSSENSRAKLQYDLTYIRNQSFWFDVKIVVRQVWMVFTDCLRLARRRLADRLGDGPA